The Cicer arietinum cultivar CDC Frontier isolate Library 1 chromosome 1, Cicar.CDCFrontier_v2.0, whole genome shotgun sequence genome contains the following window.
GATTTAGAAGCAAGCAAGTGTGTTGCTATTGAGGATGACATGGACCTTTCTCCTCTCAATCTTGGAATGATAGCTTCATATTATTACATCAGTTACACAACAATTGAAAGGTTTTCATCATCTTTGACTTCCAAAACAAAAATGAAGGGTCTTTTGGAGGTGCTGTCATCTGCATCAGAGTATGCTCACCTTCCAATACGACCTGGGGAAGATGAGTTGGTTCGTAGGTTAATCAACCACCAAAGATTTTCCTTTGAAAACCCGAAAGTCACGGATCCACATGTTAAAGCAAATGCCTTGCTTCAGGCTCATTTCTCAAGGCAATTTGTGGGTGGGAACCTTGCGTTGGACCAGAGGGAAGTACTGCTTTCTGCAAATAGGCTGCTGCAGGCAATGGTGGATGTAATATCGAGCAATGGTTGGCTGACCATGGCTCTTCTTGCTATGGAAGTCAGTCAAATGGTAACACAAGGAATGTGGGAACGAGACTCTATGCTGCTACAACTTCCACACTTCACAAAGGATTTAGCAAAGAAATGTCAGGAGAACCCAGGGAGGAGTATAGAAACAGTCTTTGATTTGTTAGAGATGGAAGATGACGAGAGGCGGGAATTGTTGAACATGACAGATTCACAGCTTTTGGATATTGCTAGATTTTGCAATCGCTTTCCTAATATAGATTTGTCATATGAGATCCTGGACAATGACAATGTGCGAGCTGGGGAGGATATAACACTACAGGTCACTCTTGAGCGGGATCTCGAGGGTAAAACTGAAGTAGGACCTGTTGATGCTCCTAGGTATCCAAAAACCAAGGAGGAAGGGTGGTGGCTTGTTGTTGGTGATACCAAAACCAACATGTTGCTTGCAATTAAGCGGGTGTCGTTGCAGCGGAAGTTGAAAGCCAAACTGGAGTTTGCTGCTCCTGCTGATGCTGGGAAAAAATCCTATGTCCTCTACTTCATGTGCGATTCTTACATGGGTTGTGATCAGGAGTATGGTTTCACCCTTGATGTTAAGGAGGCAGATGGTGGTGATGACAGTGGCCGTGAATGAAAATGTAATTTTCTGATCCTTTTTTAGTCTAATTTTCTTTGGCTAGATCTAACAATTAGTTATGGTTTAGTGGTGCTTTTTGTAGCATTTAGTAATAGTATATTCAGTTTGTATATTTTCTGACCGCCAGCATGCTGCATCATATTAAATTACACTGTCCTTGCTGGTTCTGGAGTTGATAATTCTTTTTGTCCTTTACAGTTTCATGAAAGCTACAAATGAGAAGGATAATACTTCCATGctgattttttgtttgttttgttctGGTACACACTATACTTATccttatttaaaagtttatctGATTATTAAGTACTAATTGACATGATAATTATCGAGTGCTAATTACATGCTTGCCTTATAATTGTGGCAGGTAAGGAAGTAATTGCGCAAGAAGTAACACAAGGAGAGGTACACCGTAGGTTGATTATAGAAAAACTGTAACCCTTGGGGCACTAATTGCTACGTTAGGAAATGAAGTGAGTGGGTTGACTATTGGAATACTGGAGcttttttttgttcattttcatTTGAGGATTTAATGGTGTCAATTGTGTCATCGAATGACCAAAGTCTTAATTTTCAATTTGGGATCCAGAAGAACTTGTCTTCCTACATGCTTATATAGTTTTGGAGACCTGCTGNNNNNNNNNNNNNNNNNNNNNNTTTTCAGTTTGGATATCCAACTCTGTTTTCCCCATTTTTCTTAATCATCTGATTCGTCTTTTGTAATCATCTGCGTAAATTTGCTGAAACTTGAAAACCAGTTGCGGTTATGAagatgacatttttttttttaaatatcttttttatttatgatagttTTTATAACATATTGATCTATGGTTAATACGAGGTTTTCATTCATAATATGCCTTTTTCGATTCCCAACGTCCCAAACTATTTCATTCTTAGTTGTGCATTTGGTCTTGTAAATACTAGAGTCTAGTGATTATAGTTCCCGGAATTTTTGTTGTGTTCCTACAATTATCAAACAAATCAATTGTCTCATGTGGTTTTTCTTCTTTGAAATGTTGATGTGGTTAGTTTTTATTGACgcttataatattattaaaaattaatatttcatttttaacatccacttttatttataaatctaTGTGAATGTCAATATTTTATCAGGGACAGGATTTTTACtcaaaaacccaaaaaaaatttTACTCATATTTTTCACCCAACTCattcgaaaattttaaatatccgATTTTGATCCAACCCATCCCTCGAATATCTGAAAGATTCGAAACGCAAAAGTAAGTTATTTTCAAAACTTTGCAttttttcgaaagtttcgaaatgcatcCCTCAAAAGTTTTGAAGATTCGAAACAGAAACATTCGAAAGTTTACTTGAATCTGAAATGTTCGAAATGCTGCTTCCTCGAATTTTTTGAAAGCTTCGaaacaagaaactttcgaaagtttcttgtatgtagaaagtttcgaaatgcaagGCAGTGAAACCTTCGAAATATGAGGGAAAGATTCGAAGTTgagggaaagtttcgaaagtcttgggaaattttcgaaatgtatttcgaaatttttgaattcctacaaagtttcgaaactttgaaatgGCTTGAAGGAAATGTGTTTCTGAAATccttttattacattatttttttattgtttataattttttttaatatttatatatttatatgttgcagTGCCTAGGATGAGAGGTGCGTTCggccaaattattcgcaacATTATAAGTGGTGATAGAGGTGGTGATGGTGcagagagaattccaccaacagcATCAAATAGACGACGAAACGAAGCAAATCGTCCAATTAGGCAGCGTCGTCGAAGACAAGACATCCATGatgatgtccctgagcctcagatggaggaggatgtccgtGAGCCTtagatggaggaggatgtccctgagcctcagttggaggagaatgtccctgagcctcagttggaggaggatgtccctgagcctcagatggaaCATGCTGATGATGCTGGATTCCCCGGAGGACCGATGTTGAGACATGTGTTGACACAGTATGAGCACCATGTGGCTCGGAGGCTATGGGAAGGAGAGATATATTTCAATTTGAGGCATTTTAAGTCTATTTAATTCAAGtgtttattgaaatatatttaNNNNNNNNNNNNNNNNNNNNNNNNNNNNNNNNNNNNNNNNNNNNNNNNNNNNNNNNNNNNNNNNNNNNNNNNNNNNNNNNNNNNNNNNNNNNNNNNNNNNNNNNNNNNNNNNNNNNNNNNNNNNNNNNNNNNNNNNNNNNNNNNNNNNNNNNNNNNNNNNNNNNNNNNNNNNNNNNNNNNNttaattgtttatttaaatatatttattgaattatttatttaattaattgtttatttaaatttatttattcaattattaatttaaggttatttaattaagtttatttaatttgttgtttatttaaatttatttattcaattatttgtttaagttgatttaattaattgtttatttaaatatatttattgaattatttatttaaggttatttaattaattaattactttgtaATTACTCGCAGGATTGTGAACCGTTAAAAGTCATTACTCATGGATTGAAGTTGAAGAAGTTTTCCGAAGTTCCTGTGCCACATCCTGTAGAGCATTGGATTCGGGAATCTGGGCTGCTACCTCTGTCTTCGGCCTACCTCACTATGGCTGATGCTGGTCTGATCTCCgcatttgttgaaagatggcacaGGGAGACCAACTCATTTCATTTGCCATTTGGAGAAATGACTATTACTTTAGACGACGTCGCGACTCTCCTTCACATATCATcccatggtaaattttttgatgcacctGTGAATATGAACACTAATAATGCTGCAAGAGCTGCACATAagtacttaggtgcaacatGGGAGGAATCTCTAGCtgagattaattttaataaatgtgcccaatatagattgcaatggttgcgtgatttatatagtcgtctcattcaaactaaccaGTTTGATTGTGCAGCTAGAACGTATCTATTGCATTTAGTTGGCAGCACAATTTTCGCCGATAAAACACATACGCGTGTGGAGGCGAAATACAtatgtttatttattgatttagatcGTTGTCGATACTATTCGTGGGCTGCCACGACATTGGTTTTCCTTTATGACAACATGGGAGATGGAGCTGTCCACGACACTCGACAGTTGAGATGGGGCTGTCCAATGATTTTCGTTAACAAATCCAATTGCTTGTAAAGAGTGAACAAAAGTCTCTTTCGATGGTGATTTGTTTAGCGGGAAAAATGTCATATTCAGATTACGAGACAACGACACCAATATGACAATATAtagtgttgctatcacgtaacccaagtctggtaaagacatccacttatcttttccttgaacacccaattttgatattttcaatgagttGCGCACTGATTCAACATTGTCATCAAAAACATTAGAATAAACATCTTTATATAGACcaatctctttatccaattgtgaTCGAACTAAAGCCCAAGATTCTTCGGTCCAACCTAGCAATGNNNNNNNNNNNNNNNNNNNNNNNNNNNNNNNNNNNNNNNNNNNNNNNNNNNNNNNNNNNNNNNNNNNNNNNNNNNNNNNNNNNNNNNNNNNNNNNNNNNNNNNNNNNNNNNNNNNNNNNNNNNNNNNNNNNNNNNNNNNNNNNNNNNNNNNNNNNNNNNNNNNNNNNNNNNNNNNNNNNNNNNNNNNNNNNNNNNNNNNNNNNNNNNNNNNNNNNNNNNNNNNNNNNNNNNNNNNNNNNNNNNNNNNNNNNNNNNNNNNNNNNNNNNNNNNNNNNNNNNNNNNNNNNNNNNNNNNNNNNNNNNNNNNNNNNNNNNNNNNNNNNNNNNNNNNNNNNNNNNNNNNNNNNNNNNNNNNNNNNNNNNNNNNNNNNNNNNNNNNNNNNNNNNNNNNNNNNNNNNNNNNNNNNNNNNNNNNNNNNNNNNNNNNNNNNNNNNNNNNNNNNNNNNNNNNNNNNNNNNNNNNNNNNNNNNNNNNNNNNNNNNNNNNNNNNNNNNNNNNNNNNNNNNNNNNNNNNNNNNNNNNNNNNNNNNAACTgtttatcaattaatttcatacattttcttgatacacagtgatgtagattttgaaaaaattgtgaattatacccgtgctcaacatccttgatggttttctgaaaagaagattgaatgatacatatttggttcttcaatATCATATTCACTGcatcccaacttttacacaaatcaccaaaactagtttgaagcatgtttttcaatctccaatgagcagactcaactctacaaataaattaaataacacaaacaaattaaaacaaatcacataaactagtaaatcatgtttgctaaaacaacacaattcatattttaaaaatacctgttaaatgttgtgttccccaaatgcatcactctattggtccaaacgtTGACAAACCTTTCTTTGTAAGATGTTAACGATGaattttcacataatcaacaaaaagaataatatcggcacacaatagctcaaattgttgcaaatgatgaTCATACTCTTCCACACTAGTTGAATAGACAATCTTTTTTCATAAATTcattacttcttcttgtctatcctttttgacatattgtttgcattttgccccaacatttttttcaatatgaaaacgacatagcaaatgtattgaagtaggaaacacaacactaatcgcattcatcatggcaagatctctatcagtcacaataactttagaaatcaaagactcagatttgaacaacattcgtaccttttcaaatgcccatatgaagttatcttgtcgctctttttccaaataagcaaacccaactgaaaatgtcaaactagtagatgtgacaccgactatttcaagtaatggtaaccgatatctgtttgttttgtat
Protein-coding sequences here:
- the LOC140918947 gene encoding protein MAINTENANCE OF MERISTEMS-like; translated protein: MRGAFGQIIRNIISGDRGGDGAERIPPTASNRRRNEANRPIRQRRRRQDIHDDVPEPQMEEDDCEPLKVITHGLKLKKFSEVPVPHPVEHWIRESGLLPLSSAYLTMADAGLISAFVERWHRETNSFHLPFGEMTITLDDVATLLHISSHGKFFDAPVNMNTNNAARAAHNRLIQTNQFDCAARTYLLHLVGSTIFADKTHTRVEAKYICLFIDLDRCRYYSWAATTLVFLYDNMGDGAVHDTRQLRWGCPMIFVNKSNCL